Below is a genomic region from Castanea sativa cultivar Marrone di Chiusa Pesio chromosome 2, ASM4071231v1.
aataaacaaaaaataaaaaataaaaactctacCCTTGGACAGCTTGGTGCAAgaaactctatatatataaatatgatatCTGGAAAGCATTAACCAGCTTGTTTTGACAGGACCTGTTCCCTTATTTGCCACTCAGAATCTGGAGGTGCAAAGACTTATATGtatcttcttcttgttttctattGAATATTGATTAGTAAATCTGTGACTAGGTTAGCATATCTTCAACAAGCCAGTTGAGTTGGCAAGTCTTTAGACTCTGGACCCACAAAATATTGTGgtggacaaaaaaaataatcatatggAAATGGAACCTGTCCATTGTAATGATGAActcaaaaatgagtttttattttttatttttttttatatagtagtTGAAGGCTTTTGCATTGCATGaacttattgtaatttttggaCATGACATATGTAATTATTTTATGCTTGcataataatttattgtgaatGATTTTTGACACTGACAATTTATTATAGAATGTTTTCATATATCTGACCGGTCTTATAAATGGCATGAAACTTGCATGAAAAAGCATCATGTGAATTCTCCCATTCACATTGAAATTCTAGAgtcacaaaattttatttctcttttcactaactttttaattttttaattttacatattgATAGTCCGACTTTCATATATAGTTCCTTTTATCTTATAGgtcttattgatttttattaattatttaataatgatagtagaaattttcaatattattctttttatatttggGATCTTAGGAGggtcaaatattatttataacttTTCCAATGAGTCAATTGtcttactaatttttttttacatcatgACAATTCTGTTCcactaattttaaatttaaattcttcattaaaaaaaagtgtaaattgAAATTCAACATATTACGATAACTAataaatgaacttttttttcttcaaaatacttatttaggaaatttttttataagattcgGGAAAAGTTGAATTTGACTATCATAATTATATAAGGTTATCTTCCTTAACCAACATAAGTCTCAGTTATCTTtagttcattttctttttcagttaTCCTCAAGAATATTTGACAATCTCTTCTTATCATTTCTTATTTCATAATGATTTAAATTTAGATGTTCTTTGTTAAGAGTTTCAAAACTAGTATTATTGACTGATTGTCTATAAAAGGAGAATTACGGTTCAAATTTTCTGTTCcctattttttctaaaaagcaaTTCATGAACTTATTGTAGGTGTTCTTTTATGAAAATGGAGGGTTTTGGTAAAGTTCACTCTTCTTCCTTTAGTCATTGCAAAGCAAAGAGACTTTATAATTTATGTGTTTGTTCAAAATCATTGTTACAAAGTTGACTCTCCTCCTTCTAGTCATTGCAAAGCAAGACAAAATTTGGCTATAAATTTAGTTGGAGCCTTATAGGCTTCAACTGAATAATATGAAAGATAACTTGTGTTTCTCTTATATGCATTAAACATGATTATTTAACCACATTTAAATGATCgtaaacaattattttaattaaaacaagTACACTGCTCATAATATGAACACATGTTTCATTTTCCTATTGTAAGTTGAAGCCTAAAGGCTCCAACAAAGTTTGTAGCATGTATGCTCAATATAATATTTGGTAACTGTGGAGTTCCAAGCATGAATAAGACTTGCATTTTAAGAACCACACACAAACAACCCAAACTTTACTTATTTATCTATGTATTTCCTTTAATTTGTAGAATAGGATTAAGCCTCGCTCACTGTAATCTTTAATACAAGCATACAGTTTCGTTTCATTAAACTTCATTCTCAAAATTATGTTTCAGTATTATTAGCTTCAaagtagtttgattgtgattagTGTTAGTAATAGCATTGAAGGTCTTAAAGACTACAGTTTAGTTTAGTCTCGCGTTCTTTACATTATTGCCATTGAACTAGCAAACCAATGTCATGATGATTTGATAAGTCCTCTTCATTGAGGCTAGAGATGGCAATATTGTGGAGTGTGGTCGGGTCATAGGTTTCTTGCGGTGCACGGGATGAAGGTATTTTACCATCCCTAATTTGGCAGTTTTATCATTGATTAGATAGAAGTGAGAAATAAAAGGGAGAGGTAGTGGCGAGAGTAAGGAGAGAGTAAAAAACAAGTGCATTTAGTTTATGTGAGAGATCCAACAAATATGTCTGGTACATGATATACTACATGCAATTTCTCACGTACAAGTGGGTTCCACAGCATGTGAAGCCCGCCTCTGTGTGAAAGACCCGACATATATACTGGGTACATGATATAATTTTTCCAAGATATTGTGGAGttaacaaccccccccccccccccccccccttttgaGGAGGAGAAAATACATGTAGGACAAAACAAGTTATCCTTATTTAAGGCAGATACGAATtccaatcttttttattttatttttgagataaaagatatGGATACGAATTCCAATCCTTAATCATGGAGTTTGCTCACCTTCTCAAGACCATCTTGTACGCTAAATTAAGACAAACCTTGAAGTCACCTAGACGTACTAGACCCATCATTTTAAACAAACCAACaatatgtttattatttttaacgaTGAAGCAAATTAATTACTAGGGATCCCAACTCGTCTCATCCATCCCTTCTTGGGTTCTTCGTGAGGATTCTGATGGGCAGGTTCTCCCGATGTTGTCTTTGCCCACTtttgggctttttggtcaataatatattacttatatataaaaaaaaaagttaattacttttttttttcttttacttaaaGAAAAGGTCATGgtgaaaaaattgaatttatcatAAAATCATTGAAAGGAAAAGTAACATATATGTGAAGTCACTTCTATCGTCAAATCCATGTGTATCGTCACTTCTATCCTCAAATCATGTGTATCTTGACTTCTATCCTCAAATATATGTGCATCTTTTAATAAGAATCACTAATTTGCAAATAATAACTTGTAGGGTATttagataaataataattttagggACTCATTTGATAATGTGGTCAATTATAAATAGTTTACACGTTTTATTCACTTTTATTTACACAGACGTATCACTTTTAATTGACCACTCATAATCAATCATATCATCTTCTTGTGAAATTGGGACATATTTATAATATTGttgttagaaaaataaaaagaataaaaaaataaaagcaaaaaagtttaattataaatataatagaatATCAATATATAACACCCacttcataataataatagatttaaTTATGGATTTGATATTTAACATTTGTCTTATATTTCAAAATGATCTTTaacttttcaaatattttaatttggtcctaagctttttaaatttgtaaaaaaaagtttttatcaattagtggatgaaaaaaaagatgatgtgATAAATGAAAACTCTAATCAAGCCCACAAGCAGTGCttgatttgaagtttttttttttttttttttttgaaaatatatttttgtttggtttaattgTGCTCTTCCTCAAAGTTTCAAATATTTCTGTTTAGTTctttaaaacatattttaaagaaaaattctagtaccaaaaaaaaaaaaaaaaattttgtcatCTTCTGTAATACTATTTAAGGGTTTCTACggtttggattccacattttggaTGCCTAAAGTACCCTCATCATATTCACTTACAAGTTTTTAACTAACcaagataaatatgtaaattaaaactcctacactTTAAAACCCATAAACTCACGTATGCTTTGcagtttctatctcactttctatctctcatcctcctttctttttctttagattaaatacatttattattagaggcaccaacaaattttcaggttctatcttttgcaagttcctctttgttttttttttttttggtttatgattgactttctttgagctctactttttattttttaattttttttatttatcacgttaactctcttttttttttttttttatttaaaatgtaattttcaaatGAATGGTTCTTTCATATACTCTACTACTATACTTCTTAATGAATTGTCATTTCATGTTGTAGGTATTGTAATCCAAAGATAAGGCTACCTTATTCTACAAAAGAAGCATtcaaccaacaaattttcaagttctatcttttgcaagttcctctttgttttcttttctttggtttatgattgactttctttgagttctacttttttatttatttattttttatatgtatcatgttaactctcttttttatttatttattttttaaatgtaattttgaaaatttgaattgaaatagttccttctatttcctcactttttttttccttcttcgtatttttttgttctttttaagaatttttttttttaccatcattgtatatgtttttggcattaaagttttttagtttctttttttttactatcattgtatatgtttttggcgttaaaattgttgtttatttagttatttatttaaatagttgatgatgtggtgattagattttaatgagtccatgatagagttaaattctaaaaaatctttatcttttatttcctcacttttttttttccttcttcgttttttttttctttttaagaattttttttttttaccatcattgtatatgtttcaCCAACTGTTTCATGATGTTTTGGAGACTGTCCGGTGTAGTCTTGCTGATGGGGATGCCGATGCCTTGGTCTTAAAGGTTTGatttttacttcattttttttttcttagctttTTCTATATGGCTTTGTTATTTTATGATGAACATGTGGCAGCTTTAATAGGAGAAGAAACAAGTTctgattgtttttttgtttgatctCTCTTGGATTGTTTATAGGAATAAGAATGAGATAATAGGGAACAATGCAGATAATAGCAttgtcttttttccttcttcgtattttttttttctttttaagaattttttttttaccatccttgtatatatttttggcgttaaaatttttttttatttagttatttatttaaatagttgatgatgtggtgattataTTTTAAAGAGTCTATGATAGAGTTGAATTCTAAAAattctttatcttctatttcctcacctttttttttccttctacgtatatttttttctttttaagaatattttttttaccatcattgtatatgtttttggcgttaaattttatttttttatttagttatttatttaaatagttgatgatgtggtgattagattttaaagagtccatgatagagttaaattctaaaaaatatttatcttctatttcctcactctttttttttttcgttctacgcttttttttttaaattcttttttttaccttcattgtatatgtttttggcgttaaattttattctttttatttagttatttattaaaatagttgatgatgtggtgattagattttaaagagtccatgatagagttaaattctaactttggtttgttgattaaatttttttttaaaaaaaatacttggtttaatcctaattcttttatctctcttaGGTTCAcgtacacacaaattttttggattgcattgaggagtcattggaatggaatattagataagttcgggtgagagactttacaagaattattatatgtattaaacCTCACATAAAATGGTTGTTATCTaggaaattgttgtaaaaaaatttcttttgtaatagaaactatatttatcatttgtataattctatgtcaaattcaatttaattttttttccataagtattaatttactactTCATTAAAAATGTTACGTacttttttctcaattttaaaggttgttgatatatttgaaatttaagctatttttaatttttgttatggatgtgtagtaagtggctaacttttaggtctaaaaaactaaatttttggattaaaaaaaaattgataaatgttattaaatttttttaaaaagaacaacaacaccaaaaacGTGTATCTCCTACcataaaatttggaatttaagcttttatttacttatgttaTGGATGTTTAGTaaatggctaaattttaggaatgtaaaaactacattttaggattagacaaaaaattataactgcCATacataaaagttgaaaaaaaaaaaaaaaaaaaaacaaacgtgGATGTGTAgttactaaattttaggatcttTCTAGGAGCATTTTCTTTacaattttattgaacaaatgaattatatttatatggttaaatttaattttccttaaaaaataatgttacttTTTATACATCGGTCAAcacattaattatataaaatttaaatattcattattAAAACTAGcatctgagcacgcgcgtgaggtTCTTCTATCCTTTgagtaagggttaatttagagtatttattataatttaagattattacatatttcaatcacaaaaataaaacctaggggtgtgatgagtattgtggggactaaaaagacctaagtaagtatttgggccttgggctttattaatGGGCACTAGTTTGTTTTGGACTAGAAGCCTTCTAGAACTGCAGGTCGGCCCATAAGTCGAGAATCCGAGGATTCGTCTGAGGACGAATTTCTCCTCTGACAAACCCACGATGACcttgggattcgccaaaaagatcaaggcagaattctggaaaaaccgttggttaagagggggatttaagcacctTCCGGACacaacggtgtgagagaaatatctcaaaaaaaggctacccctccacattaaagaccctgcacctacctccctggccgcattaatggggaaatgacccctgaatagtagaagttagccttcttgctatcatttgaagactttCAGAGGCTGttggatgggacaggtgtctaatagggtgatttgctttacacgtggatgaagagggcagaagaagaagtatttaagaagggaagagagtaaagaaaaaaggGGTGGGGAGACAAATATTAAGAATTTTAACCtttgagagaagaaagagaaataatatataagttgtcctcggcttacgtccggggaggttcattttgccccgtttgtctattatttgcaaatactgtaatattctagcctgttcatcaagttttgaatatcactaaactagattgcgagcccacactctacaaatttcattgtttaaagctcattgggcctgagcccacgtgtgtttttgggtccatgcgcaattgtgcacttacaagtattatgtgtggtaaaataatttttcattacacccctaggtttttttttttttgtgattgaaaaatgtagtaatcccaaattataataaatgctctaaattaacccttacccaaaaaatagaagagccgctgagcacgcgcgtgagcgcgtgcttagaggctaatatatattaagaggatttagaaagttagttattgattttttctttgtcaaaaaTACCTCTAAATTAATTGACCAACAATTTAAGaatggggttaaaatagtaaattggcaaaacaaagttagttattgttttttttattgttaaaaatacccctacctaaaacttaaaaatgaggttaaaatagtaaattgacaaaaataataaatttctactTTTACGTTGAAATGCCTTCTTACTTCGAATAAACTCCTACTTTTACgttgatttaaattcctacGTCTACTCACTAActccctacaaaataggatcactcttttgttagttttaaaactcctcCAATATACAAAACTCACCCCACGTATTCATCACactattagatttttttttttttggtgattggaaaaagtaaaaatttcaaattataataaatacaaattattaatttttacccaaaaaatagtaGAGCCTCTAAGCACGCTCATGAGCGCGTGTTTAATGCCTAGTACTTTTTATTGTGTTATCTTGACTCTAcgtcaatattttattttctcttttgcttttttcaaaatatggtTAGACatattacttcttcttttttgatgaatggTTAGACATATTACTTGTACCTAGCTAGGATATGCCATAAGATGATAAGACCAATTCAAAATTGGCTACATCGACCTTAACTGGTTGGTAgtaatttttacataaatttaccattttttttattaattacaaaatacaaataGTCACATAAaaatttgtgataaaaattatacattttttatggAGTAAAACTTAGATGCAATATTTAGGTACTGTTCTTTAGattcattttcttaaaattcagttatatgattttttttttccatgaaatatattttttattaagtacAATTATATggccaaattttaagaaaaaaaatttaaaaaacaatacataagtattgtacataagttttatcattttgattctaaaagaaaaatttatcattttttttatagtaatagattttttttctctcaacaaaaaaaaaatgttaaaagaacTAAACAGAAATATTTGAAAGGTTAATAGTAAATACTCCAATAAAACATAtactccaataaaaaaaaagtttactgGTAAGGGGGGCTGAAGCTGAATAAATAAATGCTCATAAATGATGCAAAGGAAGAGAGAATGGTGGGGGGCCTGTGATTCCGTGAGATCAGAAAACACTCaaaagcagagagagagagagagagagagagagagagagagagagcacaatTCCAAAGGAGGATAATAAAAGTGGGGGGTTAAAGACTTTACTACTACTGGCCAGTAGAAACACATCCAAAATCCAATACCCAAAAGCCAGAAACCTTGGGATTCAGCTCTGCTCATTCAATCCATCAATTCCCATTCAAGGTTTTTTTAACTCAGCATTTATGGGTCTCTGATTTTGCAATAATATTAGTACCTCAAGATCTGCAAAATTTAACACTCAAGCTTTAAGCTTTATTGGGTCACAGCCTTTTGAAGCTTAAGAGTGGTTTGGTTTTTTGTCTGTGTAGAGAGGAGCAAACTGTAAGCATGGAGGTTGGTCAGATGCAGAGACGGTTGATTGAATACACCAAGTCCTTGTTTATGGAGGTAAAACCAAGAAAATGTATTATAAGTATATAAGCAATTCTCcttaggttttgttttgtttctgttATGTCTGAATCTGATGgggttgttttttttgtttttgttttgaatgtgTTGCGTTTTctgctttatttttgtttggtgagAGAAGGGGATCCTGGATGATCAGTTTTTGCAGCTTCAACAACTTCAAGATGAGAGCAACCCAGATTTTGTTGTTGAAGTggtctctcttttctttcaagATGCTGAGAAGCTTCTCAATGATATCACTAGAGCTCTGTGAGTATCCAAGTTCCCTCCTTTTCTGTCTCTCACACATAATCATATTGGATTTCCTTTTTTCTTGGGATGGTTTGCTTTTGGATACTTTGAGTTGagcataaaaagtttttaacctttttttccattttttcttgTGGGCTTGGcttcccatttttctttgtaCAGAGATCAGCAAAGTGTAGACTTCACAAAGGTTGATGCTCATGTCCACCAGCTGAAGGGCAGTAGCGCCAGGTACACATTAATTTTCCTTCTTCTATCAACcgctagttttgttttgttttgtttttttgtttttttgttgttattcttACAAACCCCTACTTTGCAATATGATCTTCGTTTAACTTGTTGGTCCCTACCCTAGTAATTAAGCTCCTCCTATGTTTCTCCATGTTGTGTTTATTGAACATTTAACCCTACTCTTACACCcttgaattatatattgaatTTCACCAGAAACTTGGTACTGTATTTGATAAATATGTTttagaatgaaaagaaaaacaagagtaATATATCAGTCatgatgactttttttttttttttttttttcatcttttgtcTAAGGAacaaatggtttttttttgttaacagcGTGGGTGCACAGAGAGTTAAAAATGGCTGCATTGCTTTTCGCAACTTCTGTGAGGAACAGAACGTTGATGGGTGAGTTCTTGTCTTTTTAATTACCAGTAATTGAacctaaaattttagaagatgaatttcttttaaataatcATAGGGAATCAGGGAcacaattttttgcaattttattaaCATTTGTTATGGCCTGTTGTGAATTGTGATTCCGTGCGAGAGTGACGGTGCTCCAATTACAACTTGTCACTATAACAAGTTATGAAAAAAAGTTTGTGTTAGctcttttgtttcatttttcaatGATGATGGTTATGTTGGATTGCAGGAGCT
It encodes:
- the LOC142624688 gene encoding histidine-containing phosphotransfer protein 1-like, with protein sequence MEVGQMQRRLIEYTKSLFMEGILDDQFLQLQQLQDESNPDFVVEVVSLFFQDAEKLLNDITRALDQQSVDFTKVDAHVHQLKGSSASVGAQRVKNGCIAFRNFCEEQNVDGSLRCLQQIKQEYYHVKNKLEALFRLEQQIVAAGGSVPMMELSF